The nucleotide sequence GTGCCGTTCAGAAGATTCTTTGTTTTCACATCCTAGTATACGCTTCAATTCCCCTTGTGTTTTCTTCGCACTCTCTTGAACTTGAGCTAACTGACCCTCTAGGCTCTCTAGTTGGTAGTATTCTTTAGTTGTATCAGTTGCTATTATTACCCAACCCGATTCATTTTCTGCGACTCGAGTATGTTTGTTTATGTGTAATTTTAAAACAATATCCTGCCCATTCCGCTCTCGAATAATCTGTACTCTTTTCCCGAAATCACTTTCAACTACTTCTGGAATCAATTCTTGAAGTGAATGTCTTGTATCGCTCTGATACTGACCTGCCACGTCCAAAGAGAACATCCGTAGCGCCACGGGGTTCAAATCAGTAACTTCTTCTTTGGAATTCACAATCAAAACCCCCTGTTCAGAAGATTGAAAAAGCTCATAAAGTAAACTCCCAAAAGAAAACGGTAACATATAATACTTAGATATGGCCAAGTGCATACAATAAGCCATGATAGCAACCGTTGAACCGGCTGCCTGAATGGTCGCTCCTTCACCCATGAAGTGCGGAGCCACCAAATCTGTGTACATCCCCACATACAGAACAAAGCAACAGCCGGCAACCATAAGTTTTCGCTGAGATCTCTCATTTTTATCTTTGGCTGTTTTAAAATTCAATAAAATACACAAGGCATACTGAGCAGGTGCAAAAATACAAATAATCGCAGCTGGAATGAATAAAACTCCCGGCTCATGCCTCAAGCCCCACCAAACGGGAGTATAGGAATACACCATATAGGGTGTAAAAACACCGATAAAAGACACCGTCAGAGGAATGACGTAAAAACTTTTATAAAACCAATCTTCTGCTTTGCCCACTAAAGAGTAGATAAAACGCATGAAAAAGTATGCCAAAAATATATATGAAGGCACCTGCAAGCGATAGATCGTCATCGTGAATTCGTGTGGCATCTGAGACCAATTCCAATTTATGAAATCACCAAAAGTCCACACCGTTACACAGGCCATGAAATACACATAGTCCCGATGAACTCGTTTCGTCATTCCACGATGCAAGCCCACACCTAATAAAACGGCATTACTTAAAAAGGCCACAAATGGCAAAAATGAATATATATTAGACATTAACTCATATTCTCCCTACTCCATAAAATGACGCTATCATCACATTTATTCAAGACAAAAAAAAGCCTTCCTAATCAAGGAAGGCTCAAAAATGGGTATTTTAAAATAAACTACTTAAGCTGGGCAAAAGATGTAATCACTTTGGATACCATGCCATAAGTTTTTGCTTCTGCAGGACTCATCCAAAAATCACGATCCGCATCCTTGCTTACTACTTCTAATGTTTTTTTACATATGTCGGCTACAATCTGATTATAGCGCACACGGGTTTTATTAATTTCGTCAGCGGTAATCTCGATATCAGAAGCCGTACCTCTCACACCAGTACTTGGCTGATGAAGCATAAAGCGTGAATTAGGTAAAGAGAAATTCTTACCTTTTTTAGCCGCTAAGAAAATCAAAATCGCCGCGCTTGCACACATACCACTGCAAACTGTATAAACTGGAGCTTTGAAGAACTGGAGCATATCATATATAGTAAAACCTGAATCAGCGCAACCGCCACCAGAATTTATATAAACGTAGATAGGTTCTTTTTCAGAACGTTTATTCAATAGGATCAACTGACTTAGAACCCGTCTAGATAGTTCTGGTGATATCTCTTCCGCAATAATAATTGTACGCGTATCGAGCATCTCTTTCATCATTCCCGCTGGTTCTTTCTCAGTCTTCTTTTCTTCTTCTTCATCTTCTAAACGAAAATACATTTTAACTCCTTAAATTTTCAACATAGGCAACAATAGGCTTAGTTTTATTTTTTCCAATAGTACCACGCGTCTAGGAAGAAAAAAAACTCCTCCGCATTACTGGGTAATGATATATTATCTGATAGGGCGATCAATCATTCTTGTAGACAAAGTCTTACTATAAAAATAGCTTTTATCCATTTCTTTCCCAATTAACATCGCCTCAGCCATATCTACAACCTGATCGAAACTATCGCGATATTCCTCA is from Lentisphaera profundi and encodes:
- a CDS encoding ATP-dependent Clp protease proteolytic subunit, producing the protein MYFRLEDEEEEKKTEKEPAGMMKEMLDTRTIIIAEEISPELSRRVLSQLILLNKRSEKEPIYVYINSGGGCADSGFTIYDMLQFFKAPVYTVCSGMCASAAILIFLAAKKGKNFSLPNSRFMLHQPSTGVRGTASDIEITADEINKTRVRYNQIVADICKKTLEVVSKDADRDFWMSPAEAKTYGMVSKVITSFAQLK